AATATCAAAACGCAATATCAAAGTTACCAAATAACTTGTGAAGGTCATGAGTCAGGGTCAGCGCATTCATCGGCCGATCGATATCAACCCCATTAATTAGGTGGATAGCGCCGGGGTTGAACATCCTCAAGATCCTATAAGCCATCAGCTTTGAATCTGCCTAAATATCGTCAGCCAGGATAAGATTCAAATCGCCCAGAACATGCGCACTTACAAGTCTCcccttcgccttcttcgctGGTAAGTGACATAAGAGAGTGAGGTATAATATGCGCGACTTCCAAAAATGCCATATTATCACGTTCCTCAAGCAATGacttgccatcatcatccttcaAATTAGGCCCATCCCGCTTATATCGTCTCTGGCCTTCTTGGGCTTCGAATTTCCGATTAATGGCACATCGGTGGCGGTCACGTATAAGACAGGCTTGTCGCAAATTTGAGACACGTTGAGGAGTGCCAATGGTGGCTTCCGGAGTCCTAGAATGGGAAAGAGCCGGGGTGGGTTGGGGAGTTTTTACTGCCAACGCTTTTACTGGGAAGAGTAAGTGACTTGTATCAGGTGTAGCGCCTGGAAACTTACATGGTAAGAAGTTGTCCACCAAGTACTTGGCGAAAACAACAAGACAGTCACGTAATGCATTTGTCTCTTCAGCTGACCAGACACAAAATCTGTCAATGTGGGATAAGATTTGCTCTAGACCAGTCCCTTCCGTCTCACCGAGCAGCTCTTGCTGAATaaaagtgaagaagaggtccaGAAACTCATCCTTTTCAAAAACCTCATTATTCATAAGTTTAATGAGTGTCACTGGTTCATAGCCGATATCGCTCGCCTGACAAGGCTCAAGGTGCAGAATGATTTTATCAAAAACTCGATTCAAGGGTTGAGACGAAGGAACGATAACCCCTTCCAGAGATGAACGGTGCCGGTGAGGTCGATGTGGTCGCTCCATTGAAGCTGGAAAAGTATTCAGGCAGCTTGCCTGTCGAGCATAACACCATCACATCATTATTGGTCGCTCCGATGATAATGCTGCTGGTACAGTCAGGTGAAGTTAAACCAGGTTGTGGTGTTGAGATTCGGAACCGGAATAATTTATTCCCGCATGTCCCAAATTGGCTTAAGAGTTGATGATGTGGACGAGAGGCCTGAGCGTTGGCTCAATTGCCTGACTATCGCCACAGGAGACTTGATATTGCAAATGTTTTGCCTCACCCTATCGTCGTCTTAGATGTTAATAGCTGCATCTTAGAAGCGATCATGTTTGCACTCCCAAGCGAGCCAAATTTCTCCTGAATAAAACCGAACGAAGCTACTGCCTGTATCCCATTCTCGGTAGTCTGCTGTCTCACTTGGCATTAGCAACGCCCAACGCCTAAGCCCGTCGATACCAGCAGCGTGACCATGTAAGGGTCGCAACATGAGGGGCAAGGGTCTTTGCCTATCCCTCAAGCCACCAGAATTCGCAAGAAGTCTATAGGTCTATTTCCATGCATTGCTGCCCAGAATTGACTCCCAATTTATAGTATTTTTTGGACTCGAAAGGCCAGCCCTGATGCATTCATAATGTGGGGTTTGGTTATATTTGCGCCACATGCTCTCCACAGCTTACCACCCAGACCTACATTCACTCTCCCATCATTTCTCTGGCAATATAATCATACCCGTCTATCAGCGAGATGGCCTCTGTCACACCCGAGGATGTTGCAGTGCTACCTGTACCTCCGCGTCTGGACGAAGACGCACACCACCTGGCATGGGAGGACTGGGCGAGAAGAGCCCCAGGACAGAAGCTCACCACGGAGAAGGAGGGATACGCCCTCATCATCGCGGCCGAGGTAGTCCGAAGCGTGGAAAAGGGCCACTTCAAACCAGAAAACTCCCGCAAAGCTTATGAAGTCATGGTCCTTACTGCGCACCGTGAGTCCGATCTCAATCCGAGGGCCAAAAATCACAAGAGCTCGGCTACCGGCGTGTTCCAGCAAATTGAAAGATTCCATGAGCGGAGTCCACTCAACCCTCCTAGCGTCCGGAAAGTGCCACTCACGGTTGAGCAGCGCATGGATGTGGCGACAGCTGCTGGGTTCTTCCTTAGGCAGCTCGCACATAGTCATAACTGGCATAAGATGAAGATACATGACGCGGCGTACGAGGTGCAGAAGTTCCATCGCAAGGATATGCACCGCTACGCGGATCCCGAGATCACCAGGGAGGTTGTCTGCTTGAGTGGTGCTTTGTTTCCCGGGCAAGCATCAATGATCGATAACGCGGTATACTCAGATGAAGAGAGGGTCAAGCTCCGTTGCCCGAATTCGAGTCGCTCCAGTTGTAAGGTCGGCGGCTGCGATGATGACACTCCCGCGGCGTCCGACTGGGTACCGTGTGAGGAGCGAGGGGTGCCAAGACTTCATATACCCATGGACGTTCCGCCTATAGACCAGACACCAAAGGATTCCATGCCAAAGGATGCACGCGACAAATGGGATCGCGCGATACAGACGGGGAGTACAGGTGTTGTGACTGCGATTATGGGAATGGGAGGAGGGGCGGTTCTGGGTGCGGCCACGTCGGGAGGGGTTACTGTCGTGCCGTCAGGTACGGCCCTAGCTCTTTCATTCAATCTACTTCATCCTGCAGGCCAGGTCGGTGCCTTGATAGGGCTTGGGGTTGTTGGTACGTGCTGGACATGGCATTATTTTACCAGTAATGATTAGGGTAACTTTCAGTAGACGCAGTAGGACTCTAGCATGTATGCCTAAAAGGAGAGATTGGCGTTCATTACGGCATGGAAGGGCTGACTGTAGCGAGGTGGCTGTACTTAGAATAAGAAAATTGATTTTGTTGCTTCTGAGCAACTCCGGGACCACCCCCCAACCCCCGGCCGGAAGGGGGAAGAAGGACAGCTATTCGTATTCTCAAGAGCCTTTGGAGAAATCCAGCTGTGGCATCCTCATTAGTCGCTTGCTATTCTCAAGCGGCCTAGTGGGTAGGAAATATAAATAATGTATAACGAGACGTTTTGTCCAAAGTACATGTGCTCACTATGTTGTATCATGATTATTCTCCGTCTGTTTCGATCGATCGAATGCAGAGAGGGTCCTCCGCTTTTGCCAATGGTGAGAGCCAAATGATAACCA
The DNA window shown above is from Aspergillus fumigatus Af293 chromosome 1, whole genome shotgun sequence and carries:
- a CDS encoding HNH endonuclease signature motif containing protein, with the translated sequence MERPHRPHRHRSSLEGVIVPSSQPLNRVFDKIILHLEPCQASDIGYEPVTLIKLMNNEVFEKDEFLDLFFTFIQQELLGETEGTGLEQILSHIDRFCVWSAEETNALRDCLVVFAKYLVDNFLPLKALAVKTPQPTPALSHSRTPEATIGTPQRVSNLRQACLIRDRHRCAINRKFEAQEGQRRYKRDGPNLKDDDGKSLLEERDNMAFLEVAHIIPHSLMSLTSEEGEGETYSKLMAYRILRMFNPGAIHLINGVDIDRPMNALTLTHDLHKLFDRMGRMERLPVTRTLYLTPDRSIDPPSPQLLKIHAAIGRILHLSAAGDCIDDILRDIEEMEAGEVMPNGSTRLDDYVWFRLGETSVH